The genomic segment CGTCTTTACAAACATCAGTTCAGACTCCAGAGCATCCAGTGCTCTGTACGATGTGATGAACTTCGGAGGGTCTTTCCTCTCGGGATTCACATGCACAACATTTGGTAGGAAAATTCCAGTTCTCCTCTTTGTTTCACCACACTGAGGTACAGTTAGTTTTGTCTTcgtctttccttctttcttttgaGAACCAGACATGCATCTATACAGTTTCAGAGAGAAATCTGGAGGCTTGATGCTCCACACATTACtttggctctcagtctctgctagCTTGAAAAATGTGCTTCTTGTAAAGGAGAGCTCTTGACTCGCAGTgaattgcatttttctttcaaaggaGACTAAGGACAGTGGATATAGCAAACCACATGGAGCCATTGTGATTTGTTAATGGTTAAATAATTTACGCGCTTACCTTGAATTTCATGGAGGTCTTTTAACAGACACAAGTTTAAATCCTCATAGTTGAAGAGAGGAGCTGTTGTACTGTTTGTTCATATGCAGAGAGCACGGTTTTAGCCCCAGGAGAAAGAAACAGACAGTGGCACAATGCTCGATTACagacacaacaaataaaaagtgCTGCTTGGTAACGAGGGCCTTTAGACAGCTCCTATGTAGGACATtcaacagaacagaaaacaggaGCTTAGCAACAGCGCCAACAATGTGCCCTCTGAACAGAAGACACCATGGCACCTTGtagtcttttttttactttatataAAGATGGAGCATTTAATTTGACATTAAGATATCTAGTACTTTGGATACAGTTTTATTCAGAAAGATGTGCCGCGTTGTTCAGTATTCATGATGGTAACAACATTAAGTGAAGATAAAGTGTTTGTGGTGGTCAGGTGCACAATGTCACAGGAACTTGTCTTGTGCAGGAGTCATGAATTCAAAATCCGTCTAATTTCTCAAAGACATTTGtcctttacattttttaaaattttaattaagaTAGGACACAAGCCTGGTCATACTTTTCCTGACTGGTCCAGTGCACTGTCATTTAAACCTTGTTGTGCCGTTGGTCATTCTGTATCCaagtgagaaagagagaaatcagaaaaaaaagaaatcaaacaaaagttcaaaaataattatttatgtTAAGATTCAGACTGGGTTTTTTATGCTTAAATTAAGGTTAGGGTGTAGTTTAGACATGTATGTGTTTCATTTAAAGCCACTATTTATTTTACCCTCTTTATTTCAATAGATAAAAGTCTCTTTCTCAAAGGGGACCTTGCCAAAAGGCACAAGAAACATTGACAAAGAGTGCTATTTtctagattattttttaataattatgtgaAAGTGACCTGAATTCACCAGAAACATTCACTGGACAACTCAAagtcagtttgtcattttgatgaagGAGAAAGAAACATAGATTGTCTCATAttcctgaaaataaaacataattattgAAGAATGCTATGCACATGCTTTTGCTTCTGTCTTAACAGAAACACTTGTGGGTGGTATATTTACACAACCACAAGATGGCAGCAGATGTTGCATTCCAGTAGCTGGGAGATTTCAGAGAGCAGCACCGAGGTATGAAGTactacttatttttatttttgcaagaaGAGGCGTGCAAGAATATTTTACTCACATAAGTATTTTCCTTTTCAGTACTAAAACTGTTAAGCTCTCCTGTCCTGTAAATGTTAACATACTGTCATATagacaagaagacacaaaggtTGGAGATTAGCCAAATGACTGAATCAATTTTGAAgtactgtatgtatgtataaacTCTCTGAGAACCAACATCACGATGGCCTACAGCACATATGGATTCTCAAGAGGCATGCCATGATTTTCCAGCACACATGATGCGTCTTCCAGATTCTTCCTGCGATCACTCTGTAAGAAAGAGCTGTTTAATGTCTGCCGCTGCAAGACGTTTTTACAGACTAAACCTTCCAGAAAAGCCATGGAAATAGTATGGAGAGGGAACTTGTAGCGAATAGAAAGgcagctgtttttctgttataCCAAGAGCTTTGTTGGTTTAAACAGAACATCTGGCTTTCCTGTGATAAAATCTCAAACAACAGTACATTACAATATACAGTccattttccagtttttcttttgtcttcaaaACGGTGACTTATTGCAGTAACATTTCATTCATGTGTGTTGGAAATGCATCCCACATCATATGCGTcttaaaacatgaaatgtttttttaggaATACAAAAACAACTATTAAAATAGATGTTTAAAATATTGTCATGTAGGATGAAAACATCTGCTTCGTTGTTCTAAATGTGAGCTATTGTATTGTTGGAAAACTGCCTCATCATACAAACTCAGAGGTTTTGTTTCTAAAGCTATAATGAaatctttttagtttttaactTTGAGTAATGATGGAACCTGGAATAACAAATGCTTGTTTTATTAGGTCAACACATCtgaagttttcttaaaatgtaAGGAATGATATTGGAATTTATTCATGATTCGTCACTGCTGTGAAACAAATGTGTTACAAGAAGCTGTGGCAGAAGAACATCAGAAGTTGAATGACTTAGAAGAGCCAGACAGTAAGCGGAAGAGATCCTCTTGTATAAACACTGATCTGTATGCATTGGAGTTTATCCAGAGTGTTGTTGCGGCAGTCGCTTTGTTTGTACCGATTTGGACAGCTGACACAAGGGAGCAAAGGCAACAGGAAACCTGAGCTGAAACCAAACAGTGCCTGTGAAGGATCTGACCTCACTGCCCCTGCAAAACCCAGGAGCTGCCGCCTTCAGAGGCTCCTCTCAACCTCTGGCCCCTCGGCTCTGTGTCTGAAAACTACTACTATTGTATCTAGTGACATTTACAGCCAGCGTGCATcagtgtctcagctgaaacaatTACAGAAGCCTTTTGTCAGACACAATACCCTGAGATGCTGCAGTTGACCCTGCCTTCCTGTGGCCTCAGAGATGTCTCTGTGTCACTCTGACAACATTAGGGAGCCTAATGGTTTAATACAAAGAGAAAAAGTAGGACAGATAAATCTTGCAACACACAGAGAAGCTTGTAAATCATGGGTACGCAACTGCTGGAGGACATAAAAAGAAGCTGAAAAGGAAGATCCAAGGCTGAAGTGAGGAAGCTGCTGGTCTAAATTTTTGGACGTTCTTATGCTTTTTCCCCTCTATGTCTGACT from the Acanthochromis polyacanthus isolate Apoly-LR-REF ecotype Palm Island chromosome 12, KAUST_Apoly_ChrSc, whole genome shotgun sequence genome contains:
- the si:dkey-30e9.6 gene encoding uncharacterized protein si:dkey-30e9.6 isoform X1; translation: MAPCGLLYPLSLVSFERKMQFTASQELSFTRSTFFKLAETESQSNVWSIKPPDFSLKLYRCMSGSQKKEGKTKTKLTVPQCGETKRRTGIFLPNVVHVNPERKDPPKFITSYRALDALESELMFVKTGKYNSGPYKNPKPHNFRPVDEDLPDIITAYERDPGSLHLKLASLDTLWPTRSETDFNCRATKTQMNTYKPPEPKWDPELILPPLPWPPKSASFTRHRRRRGAYSAFLDRVEEKLCRQWENKS